The following are encoded together in the Ovis aries strain OAR_USU_Benz2616 breed Rambouillet chromosome X, ARS-UI_Ramb_v3.0, whole genome shotgun sequence genome:
- the MED12 gene encoding mediator of RNA polymerase II transcription subunit 12 isoform X11, with product MAAFGILSYEHRPLKRPRLGPPDVYPQDPKQKEDELTALNVKQGFNNQPAVSGDEHGTAKNVNFNPAKISSNFSSIIAEKLRCNTLPDIGRRKPQVNQKDNFWLVTARSQSAINTWFTDLAGTKPLTQLAKKVPIFSKKEEVFGYLAKYTVPVMRAAWLIKMTCAYYAAISETKVKKRHIDPFTEWTQIITKCLWEQLQKMAEYYRPGPAGSGGCGSTIGPLPHDVEMAIRQWDYNEKLAMFMFQDGMLDRHEFLTWVLECFEKIRPGEDELLKLLLPLLLRYSGEFVQSAYLSRRLAYFCTRRLALQLDGVSSHSSHVMSAQSTSTLPTTPAPQPPTSSTPSTPFSDLLMCPQHRPLVFGLSCILQTILLCCPSALVWHYSLTDSRIKTGSPLDHLPIAPSNLPMPEGNSAFTQQVRAKLREIEQQIKERGQAVEVRWSFDKCQEATAGFTIGRVLHTLEVLDSHSFERSDFSNSLDSLCNRIFGLGPSKDGHEISSDDDAVVSLLCEWAVSCKRSGRHRAMVVAKLLEKRQAEIEAERCGESEAADEKGSIASGSLSAPSAPIFQDVLLQFLDTQAPMLTDPRSESERVEFFNLVLLFCELIRHDVFSHNMYTCTLISRGDLAFGAPGPRPPSPFDDPADDPERKEAEGSSSSKLEDPGLSESMDIDPSSSVLFEDMEKPDFSLFSPTMPCEGKGSPSPEKPDVEKEVKPPPKEKLEGTLGVLYDQPRHVQYATHFPIPQEESCSHECNQRLVVLFGVGKQRDDARHAIKKITKDILKVLNRKGTAETDQLAPIVPLNPGDLTFLGGEDGQKRRRNRPEAFPTAEDIFAKFQHLSHYDQHQVTAQVSRNVLEQITSFALGMSYHLPLVQHVQFIFDLMEYSLSISGLIDFAIQLLNELSVVEAELLLKSSDLVGSYTTSLCLCIVAVLRHYHACLILNQDQMAQVFEGLCGVVKHGMNRSDGSSAERCILAYLYDLYTSCSHLKSKFGELFSDFCSKVKNTIYCNVEPSESNMRWAPEFMNDTLENPAAHTFTYTGLGKSLSENPANRYSFVCNALMHVCVGHHDSDRVNDIAILCAELTGYCKSLSAEWLGVLKALCCSSNNGTCGFNDLLCNVDVSDLSFHDSLATFVAILIARQCLLLEDLIRCAAIPSLLNAACSEQDSEPGARLTCRILLHLFKTPQLNPCQSDGNKPTVGIRSSCDRHLLAASQNRIVDGAVFAVLKAVFVLGDAELKGSGFTVTGGTEELPEEEGGGGSGSRRQGGRNISVETASLDVYAKYVLRSICQQEWVGERCLKSLCEDSNDLQDPVLSSAQAQRLMQLICYPHRLLDNEDGENPQRQRIKRILQNLDQWTMRQSSLELQLMIKQTPNNEMNSLLENIAKATIEVFQQSAETGSSSGNAASNMPSSSKTKPVLSSLERSGVWLVAPLIAKLPTSVQGHVLKAAGEELENGQHLDTSSRKERDRQKQKSMSLLSQQPFLSLVLTCLKGQDEQREGLLTSLYSQVHQIVTNWKDDHYLDDCKPKQLMHEALKLRLNLVGGMFDTVQRSTQQTTEWAVLLLEIIISGTVDMQSNNELFTTVLDMLSVLINGTLAADMSSISQGSMEENKRAYMNLVKKLRKELAERQSDSLEKVYQLLPLPKPTRDVITCEPQGSLIDTKGNKIAGFDSIFKKEGLQVSTKQKISPWDLFEGLKPSAPLSWGWFGTVRVDRRVARGEEQQRLLLYHTHLRPRPRAYYLEPLPLPPEDEEPPAPTLLEPEKKAPEPPKTDKPGAAPPSTEERKKKSTKGKKRSQPAVKTEDYGMGPGRSGPYGVTVPPDLLHHANPGSISHLSYRQSSIGLYTQNQPLPAGGPRVDPYRPVRLPMQKLPTRPPYPGVLPTTMTGVMGLEPASYKTSVYRQQQPAVPQGQRLRQQLQAKISQGMLGQSSVHQMTPSSSYGLQTSQGYTSYVSHVGLQQHTGPAGTMVPPSYSSQPYQSTHPSTNPTLVDPTRHLQQRPSGYVHQQAPTYGHGLTSTQRFSHQTLQQTPMIGTMTSLGPQGVQAGIRSASILPEQQQQQQQQQQQQQQQQQQQQQQQQQQYHIRQQQQQQQQQQILRQQQQQQQQQQQQQQQQQQQQQQQAHQQQQQQAAPPQPQPQSQPQFQRQGLQQTQQQQQTAALVRQLQQQLSSKPAFLPKECPHRITGGGRGGRGGG from the exons ATGGCGGCCTTCGGGATCTTGAGCTACGAACACCGGCCCCTGAAGCGGCCGCGGCTGGGGCCTCCTGATGTGTACCCTCAAGATCCCAAACAGAAGGAG GATGAATTAACGGCCTTGAATGTAAAACAAGGTTTCAATAACCAGCCCGCTGTCTCTGGGGATGAACATGGCACTGCCAAGAATGTCAACTTTAATCCTGCCAAG ATCAGTTCCAACTTCAGCAGCATCATTGCAGAGAAGTTACGTTGTAACACCCTCCCTGACATTGGTAGAAGGAAGCCCCAAGTGAACCAGAAGGACAACTTCTGGCTGGTGACTGCACGATCCCAGAGTGCCATTAATACTTGGTTTACTGATCTGGCTGGCACCAAGCCACTCACACAACTAGCCAAAAAG GTCCCCATTTTCAGTAAGAAGGAAGAAGTGTTTGGGTATTTAGCCAAATACACAGTGCCTGTGATGCGGGCTGCCTGGCTCATTAAGATGACCTGTGCCTACTATGCAGCAATCTCAGAGACCAAGGTTAAGAAGAGACATATTGACCCCTTCACAG AATGGACTCAGATCATCACCAAGTGCTTATGGGAGCAGCTTCAAAAGATGGCTGAATACTACCGACCAGGGCCTGCTGGAAGTGGGGGCTGTGGCTCCACTATAGGGCCCTTACCCCATGATGTTGAGATGGCAATCCGGCAGTGGGACTACAACGAGAAGCTGGCCATGTTCATGTTTCAG GACGGAATGCTGGACAGACATGAGTTCCTGACCTGGGTACTTGAGTGTTTTGAGAAAATCCGTCCTGGAGAGGATGAACTGCTTAAActgctgctgcccctgctgcTTCGA TACTCTGGAGAGTTTGTTCAGTCTGCATACCTCTCCCGCCGCCTTGCCTACTTCTGTACACGGAGACTGGCCCTGCAGCTGGATGGTGTGAGCAGTCACTCATCTCATGTGATGTCTGCTCAGTCGACAAGCACACTGCCCACCACCCCTGCTCCTCAGCCCCCAACTAGCAGCACACCCTCTACACCCTTTAGTGACCTGCTTATGTGCCCTCAGCACCGGCCCCTAGTTTTTGGCCTCAGCTGTATCCTTCAG ACCATCCTGCTGTGTTGTCCTAGTGCCCTGGTTTGGCACTATTCACTGACTGATAGTCGAATCAAGACTGGCTCACCACTTGACCACCTGCCTATTGCCCCCTCCAACCTGCCCATGCCAGAGGGCAACAGTGCCTTCACTCAGCAG GTTCGTGCAAAGTTGCGGGAGATCGAGCAACAGATCAAGGAGCGAGGACAGGCCGTTGAGGTTCGCTGGTCTTTTGATAAGTGCCAGGAAGCTACTGCAG GCTTCACCATTGGACGAGTACTCCATACTTTGGAAGTGTTGGACAGCCATAGTTTTGAACGCTCTGACTTCAGCAACTCTCTTGATTCCCTCTGTAATCGAATCTTTGGATTGGGGCCTAGCAAGGATGGGCATGAG ATCTCCTCAGATGATGATGCAGTGGTATCATTACTGTGTGAATGGGCTGTCAGCTGCAAGCGTTCTGGTCGGCATCGTGCGATGGTGGTAGCCaagctgctggagaagagacaggcagAGATTGAGGCTGAG CGTTGTGGAGAATCGGAAGCTGCAGATGAGAAGGGTTCCATTGCCTCTGGCTCCCTTTCTGCTCCCAGTGCTCCCATTTTCCAAGATGTCCTCTTACAGTTTCTGGATACACAGGCTCCCATGCTGA cGGACCCCCGAAGTGAGAGTGAGCGAGTGGAATTCTTTAACTTGGTACTGCTGTTCTGTGAACTGATTCGACATGATGTTTTCTCCCACAACATGTACACTTGCACCCTCATCTCCCGAGGGGACCTTGCCTTCGGAGCCCCTGGTCCCCGGCCTCCCTCTCCCTTTGATGACCCGGCTGATGACCCAGAGCGCAAGGAGGCtgagggcagcagcagcagcaagctggaG GATCCAGGACTCTCAGAGTCTATGGACATTGACCCTAGCTCCAGTGTGCTCTTTGAGGACATGGAGAAGCCTGATTTCTCA TTGTTCTCCCCCACTATGCCCTGTGAGGGGAAGGGCAGTCCATCCCCTGAGAAACCAGATGTTGAGAAGGAGGTGAAGCCCCCACCCAAGGAGAAGCTAGAAGGAACCCTTGGGGTTCTTTATGACCAGCCGCGGCATGTGCAGTATGCCACACACTTTCCCATCCCCCAG GAGGAGTCATGCAGCCATGAGTGCAACCAGCGGTTGGTCGTACTGTTTGGGGTGGGAAAGCAGCGAGATGATGCCCGCCATGCCATCAAGAAAATTACCAAGGATATCCTGAAGGTTCTGAACCGCAAGGGGACAGCAGAAACTG ACCAGCTTGCTCCTATTGTGCCTCTGAATCCTGGAGACCTGACATTCTTAG GTGGGGAGGATGGACAGAAGCGGCGACGAAACCGACCTGAAGCTTTTCCCACTGCCGAGGATATCTTTGCTAAGTTCCAGCATCTTTCGCATTATGACCAACACCAGGTCACGGCTCAG GTCTCCCGGAATGTTCTGGAGCAGATCACGAGCTTTGCCCTTGGCATGTCGTACCACTTGCCTCTGGTGCAGCATGTGCAGTTTATCTTCGACCTCATGGAATATTCACTCAGCATCAGTGGCCTCATCGACTTTGCTATTCAG CTGCTGAATGAACTGAGTGTAGTCGAGGCCGAACTGCTTCTCAAATCCTCAGATCTGGTGGGCAGCTACACCACGAGCCTGTGCCTGTGCATCGTGGCTGTCCTGCGCCACTATCACGCCTGCCTCATCCTCAACCAGGACCAGATGGCACAGGTCTTTGAGGG GCTGTGTGGCGTAGTTAAGCATGGGATGAACCGGTCCGATGGTTCCTCTGCAGAACGCTGTATCCTTGCATATCTCTATGATCTGTACACCTCCTGTAGCCATTTAAAGAGCAAATTTGGGGAACTCTTCAG TGACTTCTGCTCCAAGGTGAAGAACACCATCTACTGCAATGTGGAGCCATCAGAGTCCAACATGCGCTGGGCACCTGAGTTCATGAACGACACTTTAGAGAACCCCGCTGCTCACACCTTCACCTACACGGGGCTAGGCAAGAGTCTTAGTGAGAACCCTGCTAACCGCTACAGCTTTGTCTGCAATGCCCTTATGCACGTCTGTGTGGGGCACCATGATTCGGATAG GGTGAATGACATCGCCATCCTGTGTGCAGAGCTGACCGGCTATTGCAAGTCACTGAGTGCAGAGTGGCTGGGAGTGCTTAAGGCCTTGTGCTGCTCCTCTAACAATGGCACTTGTGGTTTCAACGACCTCCTCTGCAATGTAGAT GTCAGTGACCTGTCTTTTCACGACTCCCTGGCCACTTTTGTTGCCATCCTCATCGCTCGGCAGTGTTTGCTCCTGGAGGATCTGATTCGCTGTGCGGCCATCCCTTCACTCCTTAATGCTG CTTGCAGTGAACAGGACTCTGAGCCAGGGGCCCGGCTTACCTGCCGCATCCTCCTCCATCTTTTCAAGACACCTCAACTCAATCCTTGCCAATCGGATGGAA ACAAGCCTACTGTAGGAATCCGCTCCTCCTGTGACCGCCACCTGCTGGCTGCCTCCCAGAACCGCATCGTGGATGGAGCTGTGTTTGCTGTTCTCAAGGCTGTGTTTGTACTTG GGGATGCGGAACTGAAGGGTTCGGGCTTCACTGTGACAGGAGGAACAGAAGAACTtccagaggaggagggaggaggtggcAGTGGCAGTCGGAGGCAGGGTGGCCGCAACATCTCTGTGGAGACAGCCAGTCTGGATGTCTATGCCAAGTACGTGCTACGCAGCATCTGCCAGCAG GAATGGGTAGGAGAACGTTGCCTTAAATCGCTGTGTGAAGACAGCAATGACCTGCAAGACCCAGTGTTGAGCAGTGCCCAGGCCCAGCGCCTCATGCAGCTTATCTGCTACCCACATCGGCTGCTGGACAACGAGGATGGGGAAAACCCACAGCGGCAACGCATTAAGCGTATTCTCCAG AACTTGGACCAGTGGACCATGCGCCAGTCTTCGTTGGAACTACAGCTCATGATCAAGCAGACCCCTAACAAT GAGATGAACTCCCTCTTAGAGAACATCGCCAAGGCCACAATCGAGGTTTTCCAACAGTCTGCAGAGACAGGGTCATCTTCTGGAAATGCTGCAAGCAACATGCCCAGCAGCAGCAAGACCAAGCCTGTGCTCAG CTCCCTAGAACGCTCGGGTGTATGGCTGGTGGCTCCTCTCATTGCCAAACTGCCCACCTCAGTCCAGGGGCATGTGTTAAAGGCTGCTGGGGAAGAATTGGAGAACGGCCAGCACCTGGACACCTCTTCCCGCAAAGAACGTGATCGACAAAAGCAAAAGAG CATGTCCCTGTTGAGCCAGCAGCCCTTCTTATCCCTGGTGCTGACATGTCTGAAGGGGCAGGATGAGCAGCGTGAGGGACTCCTTACCTCCCTCTACAGCCAGGTCCACCAG ATTGTGACTAACTGGAAAGATGACCATTATTTAGACGATTGCAAACCAAAGCAGCTAATGCATGAGGCACTCAAACTGCGGCTCAACCTG GTGGGGGGCATGTTTGACACAGTGCAGCGCAGCACCCAGCAGACCACGGAGTGGGCTGTGCTCCTCCTGGAGATCATCATCAGCGGCACTGTCGACATGCAGTCCAACAA TGAGCTCTTCACCACTGTCCTGGACATGCTAAGCGTGCTCATCAATGGGACCCTAGCTGCAGACATGTCCAGCATCTCCCAGGGCAGCATGGAGGAAAACAAACGTGCCTACATGAACCTGGTGAAGAAGCTGCGG AAAGAGTTGGCGGAACGCCAGTCGGATAGTCTGGAAAAAGTTTACCAGCTGCTGCCACTGCCCAAGCCGACTCGAGACGTGATCACGTGTGAGCCGCAGGGCTCCCTTATTGACACCAAGGGCAACAAGATTGCTGGCTTCGACTCCATCTTCAAGAAGGAG GGTCTTCAGGTTTCCACCAAACAAAAGATCTCTCCCTGGGATCTTTTTGAGGGCTTGAAGCCATCAGCGCCACTGTCTTGGGGCTGGTTTGGAACAGTCCGGGTGGACCGGCGCGTGGCCCGTGGAGAGGAGCAGCAGCGACTGCTGCTGTACCACACACACCTGAGGCCCCGGCCCCGCGCCTACTACCTGGAGCCACTGCCACTGCCTCCAGAAGATGAGgaaccccctgcccccaccctgctaGAGCCTGAAAAAAAGGCTCCAGAGCCCCCCAAAACTGACAAACCTGGAGCTGCTCCACCCAGCACTGAGGAACGCAAGAAGAAGTCCACCAAGGGCAAGAAGCGCAGCCAGCCTGCCGTCAAGACAGAA GACTATGGAATGGGCCCAGGCCGAAGTGGCCCCTACGGAGTGACAGTACCTCCAGACCTCCTGCACCATGCCAACCCTGGCTCCATCTCCCACCTTAGCTATAGGCAGAGCTCCATAGGCCTCTACACCCAGAACCAGCCACTGCCAGCAG GTGGCCCCCGCGTGGATCCATACCGCCCCGTGCGGTTACCAATGCAGAAGCTGCCTACCCGCCCACCTTACCCCGGAGTGCTGCCCACGACCATGACTGGTGTCATGGGACTGGAACCTGCCTCCTACAAGACGTCTGTGTACCGACAGCAGCAGCCTGCAGTGCCCCAAGGACAGCGCCTTCGCCAACAGCTCCAGGCAAAGATA AGTCAAGGGATGTTGGGACAGTCATCTGTCCATCAGATGACTCCCAGTTCTTCGTACGGTTTGCAGACCTCCCAG ggCTATACTTCTTATGTTTCTCATGTGGGATTGCAGCAACACACAGGCCCTGCAGGTACCATGGTGCCCCCCAGCTACTCCAGCCAGCCTTACCAGAGCACCCACCCTTCTACCAATCCTACTCTTGTAGATCCTACTCGCCACCTGCAGCAGCGGCCCAGTGGCTATGTGCACCAGCAGGCCCCAACCTATGGACATGGGCTGACCTCCACTCAAAG GTTTTCCCACCAGACACTGCAGCAAACACCCATGATAGGCACCATGACCTCACTGGGCCCCCAGGGTGTCCAGGCCGGCATCCGGTCGGCTTCCATCCtgcctgagcagcagcagcagcagcagcaacagcagcaacagcagcaacagcagcagcagcagcagcagcagcagcagcaacagcagtaccATAtccggcagcagcagcagcagcagcagcagcaacagatccTGCGG cagcagcaacagcagcagcagcagcaacagcagcagcagcagcaacagcagcaacagcagcagcaacaagcacaccagcagcaacagcagcaggcgGCTCCtcctcagccccagccccagtcccAGCCCCAG TTCCAGCGCCAGGGGCTTCAGCAgacacagcaacaacaacagacaGCAGCTTTGGTCCGGCAGCTCCAACAACAGCTCTCCAGTAAGCCTGCCTTCCTGCCCAAGGAGTGCCCCCACAGAATAactgggggggggaggggtgggaggggtggagggtAG